The genomic stretch TAGGCCACCGGGTCCTGCTTCGTGGCACGGGCGATCTCGTCGATCAGGGTCTCCATCACGAAAGCGGTATGGGTGGAGCCCACGCTGCGCCACCACAGCACCGGCACGTTGAGTTTGGGATGATGTACGGTCAAGCGCATCGGCAGCGGGTAGGGATCACGCATGCCCTCCGTTGCTGTGGCGTCGATGCCGTTCTTCACTTGGTACTGCTCGAAAACGGAGCCCGAAGTGATGGACTGCCCCACGATGACATGGTCCCAGGCCAGCACCTTGCCGCGCTCGTCGAAGCCGATGCGTGCGCGGTGCAAGTGCATCGGGCGGTAGTAGCCGCCCTTGATATCGTCCTCGCGGCTCCAGAGCGTGCGCACCGGCGCGTTCAGGCCGGCGGCGCGTACCGCCTTGGCGATCTCGCAGGCCTCGACCACGAAGTCGCTGCCGCTCGAGAAACGCCGGCCGAAGCCGCCGCCCGCCATCTGCACATGCATCGTCACCTGCTCGGGCTTGATGCCCAGCACGCGCGCGGCGGCGGCGCTGTCCAGACCGGGGCACTGGGAGCCGGTCCAAAGTTCGGCGCGCCCCTCGGTAAGTGCAACGGTGCAGTTCAGCGGCTCCATGGCCGCGTGGGCCAGGTAGGGAAACACGAACTCGGCTTCCAGCTGTCGAGTTGCGGTGGCCAGCGGGGCCATGTCGGCGTCGAAGTGGCGCGGGCCGGGGCGATCGGCCAGCTCGCGGTACTGAGCCAGCTGCCGTTCGCTGTCCACCTTCTCCACCGCCGACGTGTCCCACTGCAGCTTCAGCGCGTCGCGCCCCTGCTTGGCCGGCCAGTAGCCGTCGGCCACCACGGCAACGCCTTCGGCACCGCGGTCAAGCGGCACGCGCAGCACAGCCTTCACGCCCTTGACGGCGCGCGTTGCGCTGTCATCCACCGACGCCAGCCGGGCGCCGAACATCGGTGGACGGGCGACCACGGCCGTCAGCTGACCAGGCAGGCGAACGTCAATGCCGAAGTCCTGACGCCCGCTGCTCTTGGCACGCGCGTCTAGGCGCGTGGTCGGGCGGCCGATGAGGCGGAAATCCTTGGGATCCTTCAGCGCGACCTTCTCTGGAACGGGCAGCGCCATAGCGGCCTCGGCAAGTTCGCCGTAACCCACCTTGCGGCCACCCGGGCCGAGCACCGAGCCGGCCTGCGTACGCAGGGTAGACACGTCCACGTTCCAGCGCGCCGCGGCGGCACCCAGCAGCATGGCCCGGGCGCGCGCGCCAAGCTCGCGATACTGCGTGAAGCTGTTCTTGATCGAATGGGAACCGCCAGTGAGGTGAATGCCGAAGAGCGGGTCGAGGTAGGCGGCGTCGTTCGAGCCGTGCCGGCTGCGTACCAGGTTCCAGTCCGCGTCCAATTCCTCGGCCAAAATCATCGACAACCCGGTCTGCACGCCTTGGCCGAACTCAAGCCTGTTGATGGTCACCGTGACCTCGCCATTGGAGGCAATCTGCACGAAGGCCGAGGGCTGTTGCGTCGGCTTGAGGGCGCTGGCCCCCTGGCCCGCACCGTTGGCCTGTGCCGTTGCCAAATAGGGAAAGGCGCCGAGCGCGAGCCCGCCGGCACCAGCGAGCTTCAGGAAGCTGCGGCGCGACAAGGTGGCGGGTTCGTCTGCTTTGCCCCGGGCAAGTAGGCGCTGCAGGGCGCGCGGCATTTCAGTGTGGTCGAAATTGGGAAACATGGCAGCTCCTTTAGGCAATGGCTTTGGCGGCATCGGCCACCGCGGTGCGAATGCGGGCATAGGTGCCACAGCGGCAGATGTTGCCGGCCATGGCCGAGTCGATCTCGGCAGCGGTGGGTTGCTTGCCGCGGGGCAGCGACTTGAGGAAGGCGGTCGCACTCATGATCTGGCCGCTCTGGCAGTAGCCGCACTGCGCCACGTCGTGCTTCACCCAGGCGGTGTGCACGGCGGCACCGACACGGTCGCTGCCATCGGTGGCGGCCTCGATGGTGGTGATCTTCTTGCCTTCGGCCGCGGAGATCGGCGTGATGCAGGAGCGGATGGCCTGGCCGTCCAGATGCACAGTGCAGGCGCCGCACAGCGCGGCGCCGCAACCGAACTTGGTGCCGGTCATGCCCAGCGTGTCGCGCAGGGCCCAGAGGATGGGGGTGCCGGGGTCGGCGTCGACCGTGTGATCACGGCCATTGACGTTGAGCGTGCTCATGGTTGATCTCCTTATCAGAAACTGCCGTCAGTCGATTTCGAAAGACCCTCGAAGGCGTGCACTGCCTTGAGTCGATCCGCGACAGCCGGCGCAACCGCCGTTACCGCGTCCCCCCCTGCCACGAATATCCGCGGCGGGAAATCCATGCCCGCCAGCTTCACCAGAATTTGGCCGAGCTTATCTGGATCGCCTGGCTGCGTGCCCGCGTAGGGAGACCACATGTCCTTGGCGCTCACCTCTGTCGCCGCGTAATCGTCGATGCGCTTGCTCGGCCACTTGACGTTCGCAGCGTCCAGCAGGTCCGTGCGGAAGAATCCCGGCTCCACGACCGTGACCTTGATCCCGAACTTCCCGACTTCCTCGGCCACGGCAAGTGAAAGGCCCTCGACGGCGAACTTGCTCGCGCCGTAAGCGGAGCAGTGCTTCAGGCCGACAACGCCGGCAACGGAACTCATGTTGATGATGTGCCCCGAGCGCTGCTTGCGCATGACCGGCAGCGCTGCCCGCATCACGTACATCACGCCCCGGAAGTTGGTCGCGAACTGGCGTTCGATGTCTTGCGTCCCCAGTTCTTCGAAGTTGCCGAGCAAGCTGTAGCCGGCATTGTTCAGGAGGACGTCGATGCGGCCGAACTTCTGCACCGCCTTGTCCACTGCCGCCTTCGCCTGTGACTCTTCGGCAACGTCCAACTGGATGAACGCGAGATTGTCGCCGGCGACGTCACGCAAGGCGTTGCGCACCTTGTCGAGGTTTCGGCCCGTCGCAACCACGCGATCGCCGACTTTCAATGCCGCCCTGGCAGTTCCGGCGCCGATACCGCTGCCCGAACCCGTGATGAACCAGACCTTGCTCATGATGTACTTTCCCTGTGTGATGTACGAACTGTAGGCGCAGGCGTTAGCTAGAAAAAATGCTTAATGCTGCATGTCCTGTGAAGGTAGAAGAGGGAAGAGCGCCGTGCTAGTCCCCAAGACGCTCCGCAGTGGCCGACTTTTCGAACTCATTGCGAAGCACGATCGCCAGTTCTTCGCTGCGTTTCGCGTATTGGTCGTCGCTCACCTTTTCCATCCAGTCGACGTTCTTGCCGCCAATCCTTTCCTGAATGGCGATGTGCGTCATGCCGGTGGTCGGCGAGGCGCCATGCCAATGCTTCTGGCCCGCCGGAATCCAAACGACGTCTCCTGCCCGGATTTCCTCGATCGGACCACCCCAACGCTGTATGCGGCCAGTTCCGGACGTCACGATCAGGACCTGCCCGAGCGGATGGGTATGCCACACAGTCCTGGCGCCGGGCTCGAACGTGACATTGGCGGCAGTCGTGTGCGATGGCTCTTTCGCCTGGAACAGAAAATCGATGCGTACCGAGCCCGTGAAGAATTGAGACGGTCCTTTCCTCGACGGCTGCGAACCGTTGCGCGTAATGGTGATGGTCGGCGAATCTTCGTTCGATACGACCGGACCGTCATCCAATCCAGGGAAGGTTCTCATCTCGCTTGACTGGGCGGATGCGGAGACGAGTGCGAAAAAAGATAGTGCCGCCACAGTAATCAGTTTCATATTCGATATTCCTTTCTTTTGGCCCTCAATGGACCTGGTATTGCTCGTCGGTGACCTTTTCCATCCAGTCGACGGCCTTCGCTGTATGTCCATTGCCAAGCTCCTTGTCTGACTCAGGCGGTCGCTTGGTTTGCGATCGTCGATGTCGAGACTGTAGCGGCCGCTGCGGCAAATGATTAGACGGTAGAATCCGCATGGACCTATGAGGAGAATTCATCAATGCGCCGAGAGAACTTCAATGACCTGCTCGCCTTTCTTGCCGTCGCGCGGGAACGCAGCTTCACCAAGGCGGCCGCCAAGCTCGGGGTTTCGCAATCGGCGTTGAGTCACACCGTTCGCGGGCTCGAGGCGAGGCTGGGCCTGCGGCTGCTCACTCGCACCACGCGCAGCGTCTCGCCGACGGAGGCGGGCGAACGACTGCTCCTCACGGTCGGCCATCGCTTCGAGGAGATCGAGGCCGAGTTGGACGCCCTAAGTGAGCTTCGAGAAAAGCCCGCCGGCACTATTCGCATTACGGCCGGCGAGCATGCGGCGTATACGGTCCTCTCACCGGCCTTGGTGAAGCTCTTGCCGAGCTATCCCGACATCAAAGTCGAGGTCAGCGTTGACTATGGATTCACCGACATCGTCGCCCAGCGGTACGACGCCGGCGTTCGTCTCGGAGAGCAGGTGGCCAAGGACATGATCGCCGTGCGCATCGGGCCGGACATGCGAATGGCGGTCGTGGGTGCTCCATCGTACTTCGAGAGGCGACCCGTACCGAAGAAGCCGCAGGACCTGACGGAGCACAACTGCATCAACATGCGCATGCCAACCTATGGTGGTCTTTACGCGTGGGAATTCGAGAAGGGGAGTCGAGAGTTGAAGGTGCGGGTGGATGGGCAGCTCGTCTTCAATACCATCAGGCAGCGCCTGGATGCCGTATTGGCCGGCCTCGGTCTCTCGTACATGGTCGATGATGTCGCGCAGCCGCACATCGCCCGCGGAAATCTCATACGGGTGCTCGAGGATTGGTGCCCGCCTTTTCCGGGATATCACCTCTATTACGCAAGCCGACGCCAGTCCTCGCCGGCGTTTGCGTTGCTGGTCGATGCGTTGCGGTACCGAAGCTAAGAAATGAGCAGGACAGAGTCAAAGGTGATGGCTTTATGCAATATGGAATTCAGGCGCCCTGGGAAAACATGAACTCGACATGCTGCCGGTGCCGAAGAAAGTATCCTCGTGATAGAAACGCGTGGCGACGTCGCGTTCGGCTGCGCCTGCGGCCACTGCCGGTGCTGTAAGGTAGCCTGTCGGTATGGACTCCCTGATCGCTGCCGCCGCGCGCGCCCTCGCTGCCGGTGACGCGCTCGGCGCCCTCAAGCGGGTGGCCTTGCGCGACGACCCGCCGGCGCTGGCCCTGCGCGGCACCGCCATGGCCCAGCTCGGTGAATACCCGCGCGCCCGCGAGCTTCTGCGGCGCGCCGCCCGCGGCTTCGGCACCCACGAAGAATTGGCGCGCGCCCGTTGCGTGGTCGCCGAGTCCGAAGTCGCGCTGGCGATGCGCGATTTCGCCGGGTCGCCGCGTTCGCTTGTGTCGGCGTCGGACACGCTCGAAGCGCATGGGGATCGCGCCAACGCGCTGCAGGCGCGGCTGATCGCGTTGCGCCGGCTCCTGCTGATTGGCCGCCTCGACGAGGCCGCGGCCGCGCTGGCACGCCTCGATGCGCGTGGCCTGCCGCCGTCGCTGGCGGCGGTGGCCGAGCTGGCCGCGGCCGAGCTGGCACTGCGCTCGCTGCGCATCGGCCCGGCGCGAGACGCGCTCGCTCGCGCGCACGAGGCGGCCGATCGGGCACGCGTGCCGGCGCTTCTGGCCGAGGTGGCGGAGGTGAGGGCTGCGCTCGATCGTCCTGCCGCGCGGCGCCGCTCGTCCGGCGGTGAGCAGCCGCTGCGCCTCGACGAAGTTGCAGCCCTTCTGGATTCCGGCGCGCTGGTGGTCGACGCCTGTCGTCGTGGTTTGCGCGCCGGTGCCGCGTGGCGGCCGCTTGCGCGCCGGCCCGTGCTGTTTGCGCTGGCGCGCGCGCTCGCCGAGGCGTGGCCCGGCGATGTCGATCGGGAAGCCTTGATCGCGCGCGCGTTCGGCGCCCGCCGACCCAACGAGTCGCATCGGGCGCGCCTGCGGGTCGAGATCGGCCGTCTGCGCGCGCTTGTCGCAGAGCTGGCGCGCATCGAGGCGACCCCGCGAGGTTTCGTCCTCAAGCCGCGCGGCGCGCGCGAAGTCGTCGTGCTGGCGCCGCCCATCGACGGCAATCAGGCGTCACTGGTGGCGCTGCTCTCCGACGGCGCGGCCTGGTCGACCTCGGCCCTGGCGCTAGCCCTGGAGGCCAGCCAGCGTACCGTCCAGCGCGCGCTCGTCGAGCTCGAGGCCGCCGGACGGGTGCGCTCGATCGGGCGGGCGCGGGCGCAGCGCTGGCTATCACCTCCTCTGGCGGGATTCACGACGATCTTGTTACTCCCCACCGCGCTGTCGTTCGAATAAAGTGCTCTCACCGCGCCACCCCGTGGGCGCCAAAAGGAGACAGAGATGGCAGGCAAGGCAGTAAGCGAAAGACTCCAGGCGGCAACCCGTCCGGCCGAGATCGTGCGCGAGTACGGATTTCCCGGCGTCGACAAAATCGCCGGTGTCACCCACGATGGCCGGCGTGTTTGGGCCGCGACAGGCGCGAAACTGGTGGCCTTCGATCCCGACAGTGGCGACCCCATCGATACCCTTGACGTCGCTTGCGATGCGGGTACGGCCTTCGATGGAAAATACCTCTACCAGATTGCCGAGGCGCGCATCGACAAGATCGATCCCGCCACCGGCGACGTGGTGGCGTCGATCCCGGCACCCGGCAAGGGCGGCGACTCGGGGATGGCCTGGGCCGAGGGCAGCCTGTGGGTGGGGAACTATCGCGATCGCAAGATCCACCAGATCGACCCCGCTACCGGCGCCATCAAGCGCAGCATCGAATCCAACCGTTTCGTCACCGGCGTGACCTGGGTCGACGGCGAGATGTGGCATGGCACCTGGGAAGCGGAGGAGAGCGAGATCCGCCGCATCGATCCAGACAGTGGCGTCGTGCTCGAGCGGTTGCAGATGCCCAAAGGCGTGGGCGTCAGCGGGCTCGAATCCGACGGCAAGGACCTGTTCTACGCCGGCGGCGGGCCGAGCGGAAAAGTCCGCGCCGTGCGCCGGCCCAAACGCAGTCCGTCCTGATCCCGCCGGGCCGCTGACGGCCTGACTGGAAATTCCAACCGCAAGTAAGCGCGCCGTCCACCGGAAGGCGCATTGGCTGAACTCACCCTTTTTTCCGAGAAGGAGCTCATCATGAAAGCAGCTGTCAACGAAAAGAGCGTCACCCAACCGAACCTCGCCAATCATCCCATCGTCTCGCCGGACCGCTGGATCGCCGAGCGCAAGAAGCTGCTGGCGCGCGAAAAGGAACTGACGCACCTTCGCGACCAGATTGCCCAGGAGCGGCGCGCACTGCCCTGGGTGCGCATCGACAAGAACTACGTCTTCGACACGCCCGAGGGCCGGCGCACGTTGGCGGATCTCTTCGAGGGTCGCAGCCAGCTCATGGTGCAGCACTTCATGCTTGCGCCCGGCTGGGAGCAGGGCTGCAAGAGCTGCTCCTACATGGCCGACCATACCGACGGCATGAAGATCCACCTGGAGCATCGCGACATCACCTTCGTGGCGATCTCGCGTGCCCCGATCGAACAGATCGAGCAATTCCGCAAGCGCATGGGCTGGCAGTTCAAGTGGGTGTCCTCGAACGGAACCGACTTCAACCACGACTTTCACGTCAGCTTCACGCCGGAAGAACGGGCCAGGGGCAAGGGCGAGGTCTACTACAACTTCGGCATGACGAATTTCCCGGCGGAGGAAGCGCCCGGCATCAGCTTGTTCTACAAGAACGACGCAGGCGAGGTCTTCCACACCTACTCGACCTACGGCCGCGGTGTCGAAGTGATGATGGGCACGTACAACATGCTGGATCTCGCACCCAAGGGCCGCGACGAGGACAATTTCAGCCAAGGCATGGAGTGGGTGCGCCACCACGACCGCTACGAGCCGGCGCCGGCTGCCAAGGCCGGGCGGTTCGTGCTGCGCGGCGCACAGCTAAAAGCCGGCTAGCCTGGGCGAGGGAATCCATCATGGCAAGCTACTGGCCATGGCTGGCGGTCGCAGGGGTCGGCGCCCTTCACGGGCTGAACCCTGCCTCCGGCTGGATGTTCGCCGCCGCCTGGGGCGTGCATTCGCGTGATCGGACGAAGGCGCTGCGGGCCCTGATGCCAATTGCGGTCGGGCACGCCACATCGGTCGCGCTCGTGGCCGGCGCCTTTGCAATCGGCCTGTCGATGGATCGCGTTGTGATGCAAGTCCTGGCGGGCGGGTTGCTTGTCGCCGTCGCGATCTGTCACTTCTCTGGCCACAAAGTCAGGCGGGCGCCGGCCGGGAAGGCCGGGCTGGCGCTCTGGTCCTTCATGATGTCCAGTGCGCACGGCGCGGGCTTGATGCTGGTGCCGGTGCTGATGCCGCTATGTTTGGGAAATGGAGCGGCGGGGGAGATCGCCGCATCGGGCTCGCTCACGCTGGCGCTCGCGGCCGTCGGCGTTCACACCGCAACGATGATCGCCGTCACTGGCTTGGTCGCCTACGGTGTTTGCCGCGGCGTCGATACCGGTGCGAGCTGGCTTCGAAGCTTCGGCACGCAGGCAAAAGGCGAGGCTTGATCCCGTCGTTTTCGCACAAGAGGAAAACGACGTTTCAATCTGATAGTGCCGATAGTGCTTTATGCATACATCTGTACAAACCACATAGGAAAATCCATGAAGATCAAATTATTCGTGGCATCAATCGCAATCAGTCTCGCTGGAGTTGGCATATCAGCATCGTCCGGCCAGGCCGCTGAGACAACTATCGAGCAGATGCCAGCCAAACTCGAAACGCAGTTTGCACTGAGCGCCGTGCCTCCGGCATTGCGGGACAAGGCAACCGTTTATCTGCTTGATCCCGAGAAGGGCTATCAGCTTTCCCGGCAGGGGACGAGCGGTGTGACATGTCTTGTAGAGCGCACCGTCTGGGAATGGGTCGATTTTCGCAACGACATCTATATTCCCCTCTGCTATGACGCCGTGGGCACAAGGGCTCACTTAAGCGTCATCATGGACACGGCCACGCTTCGCGCTCAAGGAATGGACCCTGTTGCCTTGAAATCTGAAATTGAAAATCGTTACAAGAACAAGACCTATAAAGTTCCAGAAAAGGCGGGTTTGTCTTACATGGTCGCGCCGCTCATGCGCGCATTGGGGCCTCCTGACATGAAAATCCATACCATGTCCATGCCGCACCTGATGTTCTACGCTCCGAACATCACGAACGAAGACATTGGGGCAGTTCCCAATCTCAGTGTTCATTCCAGCCTTCTTTATCCGTTCATAGATAAACAAGGTAACGCTGAGCAAAGCTATATGATCCAACTCATCGGAGAGGCGGAGAAGGCCAGGATCATGGCTGACGAAAAGAATCTTCTCGCTGCCCTCTGCACCTATCGCGATTTTCTTTGCCTTCCCCATCACTAGAAGGGATCTTCTGATCCTGGTCGGACCATGCCAAGCCTCTGGCGGGCGTGGTTGCTTGCCGCCGTCGCGATCTGTTACTTCTCGGGACGCACAGCAAGGCGGCCGCGGGCGCCGGCCGGGAGTGCCGGGCGGGTGCTCTGGTCCTTGCCGGTTGACACTTCGCGCAAACTGTGAAATGATGATCGTCATCTAAATGCTCGCTGCCATGACACGAACCTCCCGCAAGCAAAAGGAAGCCACGCACGAACGCATCGTCGAGGCCGCCGCGCGCGCCATCCGGCGCAGCGGCTACGGCGGCACCGGCGTCGCCGACATCATGAAGGACGCCGGCCTGACGCATGGCGGCTTCTATGCGCACTTCCCTTCGCGCGAAGCGATGCTCGCCGAGGCAGCGGACCGCGCCGGTGCGGACTCCGTCGCCGCGTCGCAGCGCATTGCGGCCGCCGCACCGCCGCAGCAGGCGTTGCACGCGCTGCTGCACGCTTATCTCTCGAAGGAGCACCTCGACGCCGTCGAGACTGGGTGCCCGATCGCTGCCCTCGGCTCCGAGATGCCGCGTCAAGCGCCCGAAGTGCGGCGCTCGGCCACCCGCCGCATCAAGGAAATGATCGATCTCGTTGCCCGCCAGTCGCCCGACTGGGGGCGGCCGGACGCGCACGAGCGTGCGCTCGTCATCGTGGCCACGGCGGTCGGCACCTTGCTGCTGGCGCGTGCTGTTGACGACCCCAGGCTTTGCGATGCGCTGCGCAAAGCCACGCTGAAGTACCTCGCCCCGGTCGGCGCCTGACTTTACCTGCACTCATGACCGGCTTTCGTTCGAAAAAGAATATGATGATCATCATACAAAATGGGGGGCCAGGTGACGAACAACACCATCACCGTTCTGCAGTCCCGCGTACTTGATTGGTAACTTTTACTCCCCTGAAAGGAATTCTCATGAAGCTAAAGAGCAAGATAGCACTCGTTACTGGCGCCTCCTCAGGCATCGGCGAGGTTACGGCAGAGCGGCTCACGAAGGCCGGCTACAAGGTGTACGGCACCAGCCGACGGGGAGCCCGAGCGGGCCAGCAATCGTTCGAGATCCTGGCCCTCGACGTGACCAGCGACCAATCCGTCGACGCCGCCGTCAAGGAAGTGATGCGATTGGAGGGCCGCATCGACCTGCTCGTGAATAACGCCGGCTTCGGTGTCGCCCCCGCCGGAGCGGAAGAGAGCTCCATCGAACAAGCCCGGTCGATTTTCGATACGAACTTCTTCGGCGTCGTTCGGATGACACGTGCCGTCGTGCCGCACATGCGACGACAAGGAGGCGGCCGCATCATCAACATCGGCTCCGTGCTGGGTTTCCTGCCGATGCCGTACGGGGCGCTCTACGCCGCAACCAAGCACGCGATCGAAGGTTACTCGGAATCGCTCGACCATGAGCTACGCACGAGGGGCATCCGGGTCTCGGTCATCGAGCCCGCATACACGAAGACGCAGTTCGACGTGAACTTGCTGGAAGCGGATTCCAAGCTCGATGAGTACCGTGAGATTCGTGCGGTCTTGGGCAAGACGCTCAAGGAAGTGATGGCCGCTGCCGACCAGCCGGGCGTCGTCGCCGACGTCGTGCTGCAGGCTGCCAGCGCGGTTCGCCCGAAAGTCCGATACACCGCCGGCGGGCTCGCAAGACGCTTGCGTTTGCTTCGCAGATTTGCGCCGGCTGGCGTGCTGGACGCCGGAATCCGAAAGGACCTGCATCTCGACACGCTGACGGCATCACTGCTTCGCACTCCGGTCCTGGAAAAGTAACCTGTTTGGGAGAGCACTATGACATTCAAAACACTGCTCGCAACAAAGACAGATAAAACGATTTCCACCAGCGTGGTCGACATGAACGAGCAAGATCTCATGCCCGGCGACGTCGCCATCGCTGTTGACTATTCGACTGTGAACTACAAGGACGCGATGGCCATTACCGGGCGCGCGGACATCATTCGCCACTTCCCGCTGATCCCGGGCATCGATCTGGCCGGCACCGTCGAGGAGTCCTCGCATCCCGGCATCGCTGTCGGAGACCGCGTTGTCGTCAACAGCTGGGGCTTGAGCCAGACGCATCACGGCGGATACGCGCAGAAGGCGCGCGTGAAAGGCGAGTGGGTGATCAAGATTCCGGCGGCCTTTTCGACCAAGGACGCCATGGCTATCGGCACGGCCGGGTACACGGCGATGCTATGCGTGCTGGCACTCGAACATGGCGGCCTCACACCGCAGCGTGGCGACATCCTCGTCACCGGCGCCAATGGCGGTGTGGGCTCCATCGCTATCGCCATCCTGTCTCATCTTGGGTATCGCGTGGTTGCGTCGACCGGACGTCCCGAGGAAAGCGATTATCTGCGCAGCCTTGGCGCGGCGGAGATCATCGAGCGCCGAACGCTTTCAGAGCCGGGAGCGCCGATCGCGAGTGAAAGATGGGCGGGCGCCGTGGATTCAGTCGGCAGTCGTACGCTGGCAAACATATTGGCGCAGACACAGTATCGCGGCGTGGTTACGGCTTGCGGCCTGGCTCAGGGCGTGGATCTGCCTGCATCGGTCCTGCCGTTCATCCTGCGCAACGTGAGCCTTGCCGGCATCGATTCCGTCAATGCCCCGCGGGAGGTCCGCATCCAGGCCTGGGCGCGACTCGCGCGTGATCTGGAACTGAGCAAGCTCGCCCGC from Betaproteobacteria bacterium encodes the following:
- a CDS encoding cupin domain-containing protein encodes the protein MRTFPGLDDGPVVSNEDSPTITITRNGSQPSRKGPSQFFTGSVRIDFLFQAKEPSHTTAANVTFEPGARTVWHTHPLGQVLIVTSGTGRIQRWGGPIEEIRAGDVVWIPAGQKHWHGASPTTGMTHIAIQERIGGKNVDWMEKVSDDQYAKRSEELAIVLRNEFEKSATAERLGD
- a CDS encoding PQQ-binding-like beta-propeller repeat protein yields the protein MAGKAVSERLQAATRPAEIVREYGFPGVDKIAGVTHDGRRVWAATGAKLVAFDPDSGDPIDTLDVACDAGTAFDGKYLYQIAEARIDKIDPATGDVVASIPAPGKGGDSGMAWAEGSLWVGNYRDRKIHQIDPATGAIKRSIESNRFVTGVTWVDGEMWHGTWEAEESEIRRIDPDSGVVLERLQMPKGVGVSGLESDGKDLFYAGGGPSGKVRAVRRPKRSPS
- a CDS encoding LysR family transcriptional regulator, coding for MRRENFNDLLAFLAVARERSFTKAAAKLGVSQSALSHTVRGLEARLGLRLLTRTTRSVSPTEAGERLLLTVGHRFEEIEAELDALSELREKPAGTIRITAGEHAAYTVLSPALVKLLPSYPDIKVEVSVDYGFTDIVAQRYDAGVRLGEQVAKDMIAVRIGPDMRMAVVGAPSYFERRPVPKKPQDLTEHNCINMRMPTYGGLYAWEFEKGSRELKVRVDGQLVFNTIRQRLDAVLAGLGLSYMVDDVAQPHIARGNLIRVLEDWCPPFPGYHLYYASRRQSSPAFALLVDALRYRS
- a CDS encoding helix-turn-helix domain-containing protein, producing MDSLIAAAARALAAGDALGALKRVALRDDPPALALRGTAMAQLGEYPRARELLRRAARGFGTHEELARARCVVAESEVALAMRDFAGSPRSLVSASDTLEAHGDRANALQARLIALRRLLLIGRLDEAAAALARLDARGLPPSLAAVAELAAAELALRSLRIGPARDALARAHEAADRARVPALLAEVAEVRAALDRPAARRRSSGGEQPLRLDEVAALLDSGALVVDACRRGLRAGAAWRPLARRPVLFALARALAEAWPGDVDREALIARAFGARRPNESHRARLRVEIGRLRALVAELARIEATPRGFVLKPRGAREVVVLAPPIDGNQASLVALLSDGAAWSTSALALALEASQRTVQRALVELEAAGRVRSIGRARAQRWLSPPLAGFTTILLLPTALSFE
- a CDS encoding xanthine dehydrogenase family protein molybdopterin-binding subunit, whose translation is MFPNFDHTEMPRALQRLLARGKADEPATLSRRSFLKLAGAGGLALGAFPYLATAQANGAGQGASALKPTQQPSAFVQIASNGEVTVTINRLEFGQGVQTGLSMILAEELDADWNLVRSRHGSNDAAYLDPLFGIHLTGGSHSIKNSFTQYRELGARARAMLLGAAAARWNVDVSTLRTQAGSVLGPGGRKVGYGELAEAAMALPVPEKVALKDPKDFRLIGRPTTRLDARAKSSGRQDFGIDVRLPGQLTAVVARPPMFGARLASVDDSATRAVKGVKAVLRVPLDRGAEGVAVVADGYWPAKQGRDALKLQWDTSAVEKVDSERQLAQYRELADRPGPRHFDADMAPLATATRQLEAEFVFPYLAHAAMEPLNCTVALTEGRAELWTGSQCPGLDSAAAARVLGIKPEQVTMHVQMAGGGFGRRFSSGSDFVVEACEIAKAVRAAGLNAPVRTLWSREDDIKGGYYRPMHLHRARIGFDERGKVLAWDHVIVGQSITSGSVFEQYQVKNGIDATATEGMRDPYPLPMRLTVHHPKLNVPVLWWRSVGSTHTAFVMETLIDEIARATKQDPVAYRMQLWGDKHPRHRAALQLAVDRSGYSKKSLPAGRAWGVAVHESFDSVVAYVVEASVRDGRPVLHRVTAGVNCNLAVNPRSVEAQVQGAAVMGLSTCLAGSAITLKDGVVEQSNFGDFSVARITDMPEFDVHIVPSAEPPTGMGEPGLPPLAPAFANAIARLTGKPVRNLPFNLA
- a CDS encoding TetR/AcrR family transcriptional regulator, which translates into the protein MLAAMTRTSRKQKEATHERIVEAAARAIRRSGYGGTGVADIMKDAGLTHGGFYAHFPSREAMLAEAADRAGADSVAASQRIAAAAPPQQALHALLHAYLSKEHLDAVETGCPIAALGSEMPRQAPEVRRSATRRIKEMIDLVARQSPDWGRPDAHERALVIVATAVGTLLLARAVDDPRLCDALRKATLKYLAPVGA
- a CDS encoding SDR family oxidoreductase, encoding MSKVWFITGSGSGIGAGTARAALKVGDRVVATGRNLDKVRNALRDVAGDNLAFIQLDVAEESQAKAAVDKAVQKFGRIDVLLNNAGYSLLGNFEELGTQDIERQFATNFRGVMYVMRAALPVMRKQRSGHIINMSSVAGVVGLKHCSAYGASKFAVEGLSLAVAEEVGKFGIKVTVVEPGFFRTDLLDAANVKWPSKRIDDYAATEVSAKDMWSPYAGTQPGDPDKLGQILVKLAGMDFPPRIFVAGGDAVTAVAPAVADRLKAVHAFEGLSKSTDGSF
- a CDS encoding oxidoreductase, whose amino-acid sequence is MKLKSKIALVTGASSGIGEVTAERLTKAGYKVYGTSRRGARAGQQSFEILALDVTSDQSVDAAVKEVMRLEGRIDLLVNNAGFGVAPAGAEESSIEQARSIFDTNFFGVVRMTRAVVPHMRRQGGGRIINIGSVLGFLPMPYGALYAATKHAIEGYSESLDHELRTRGIRVSVIEPAYTKTQFDVNLLEADSKLDEYREIRAVLGKTLKEVMAAADQPGVVADVVLQAASAVRPKVRYTAGGLARRLRLLRRFAPAGVLDAGIRKDLHLDTLTASLLRTPVLEK
- a CDS encoding DUF899 domain-containing protein; this encodes MKAAVNEKSVTQPNLANHPIVSPDRWIAERKKLLAREKELTHLRDQIAQERRALPWVRIDKNYVFDTPEGRRTLADLFEGRSQLMVQHFMLAPGWEQGCKSCSYMADHTDGMKIHLEHRDITFVAISRAPIEQIEQFRKRMGWQFKWVSSNGTDFNHDFHVSFTPEERARGKGEVYYNFGMTNFPAEEAPGISLFYKNDAGEVFHTYSTYGRGVEVMMGTYNMLDLAPKGRDEDNFSQGMEWVRHHDRYEPAPAAKAGRFVLRGAQLKAG
- a CDS encoding (2Fe-2S)-binding protein codes for the protein MSTLNVNGRDHTVDADPGTPILWALRDTLGMTGTKFGCGAALCGACTVHLDGQAIRSCITPISAAEGKKITTIEAATDGSDRVGAAVHTAWVKHDVAQCGYCQSGQIMSATAFLKSLPRGKQPTAAEIDSAMAGNICRCGTYARIRTAVADAAKAIA